In Curtobacterium sp. MCPF17_002, one genomic interval encodes:
- a CDS encoding TetR/AcrR family transcriptional regulator — MTTTPAATTATEPCTLRERKKQQTRQALHDAALTLVSAHGLDGVTVEQICSGADVSPRTFFNYFTSKAHAALGLDTVEVPPSAAEWFATADGRLVDDLCGLVARTVPLSQDRRRMKELLVLRPEMTPMVMQWMAESRQSLLSTVGARTDEQTARTAVALVMSALTEVAHRETVRDTDELAARLRTVVGEMGALAAV; from the coding sequence GTGACCACCACTCCGGCAGCGACCACGGCGACGGAGCCGTGCACGCTGCGCGAACGGAAGAAGCAGCAGACACGGCAGGCACTGCACGACGCAGCGCTCACGCTCGTGTCGGCGCACGGCCTCGACGGGGTCACCGTGGAGCAGATCTGCTCCGGGGCCGACGTGTCACCGCGGACCTTCTTCAACTACTTCACCTCGAAGGCGCACGCGGCGCTCGGCCTCGACACCGTCGAGGTGCCGCCGTCCGCCGCGGAGTGGTTCGCCACCGCCGACGGCAGGCTCGTCGACGACCTCTGCGGACTCGTCGCCCGGACCGTGCCGCTGTCGCAGGATCGCCGCCGCATGAAGGAACTGCTCGTACTCCGGCCCGAGATGACCCCGATGGTCATGCAGTGGATGGCCGAGTCCCGGCAGTCGCTCCTCAGCACGGTCGGCGCCCGCACCGACGAGCAGACCGCCCGCACCGCGGTCGCGCTCGTGATGTCGGCGCTCACCGAGGTCGCGCACCGCGAGACCGTGCGCGACACCGACGAGCTCGCGGCGCGGCTCCGCACCGTCGTCGGCGAGATGGGCGCACTCGCCGCCGTCTGA
- a CDS encoding DUF808 domain-containing protein yields the protein MSVGLLAVVDDILAAALKASAKTAGVVIDDAAVTPQYVQGLAPARELPVVWRIALGSLFNKFVIIIPIALLLTAFAPWVLPWLLVLGGTYLCFEGAEKVIEWFGTHHEAESAAPSSEPKLVFGAIRTDLILSTEIMLIALASLDTDLGFWPTVGALALIGLGMTALVYGAVALLVKVDDIGLQMMKHPVRRTRRTGARIVRAMPAVFRVISIVGTVAMLWVGGHLVIANLAETFWRGPYDLLHAIEHAIEAAGPVVTWIVDTAISALAGFVLGIVVVGIVLGISRLRGRQHH from the coding sequence ATGTCAGTCGGGTTGCTCGCCGTGGTGGACGACATCCTCGCCGCCGCCCTGAAGGCCAGCGCGAAGACCGCCGGCGTCGTCATCGACGACGCCGCCGTGACCCCGCAGTACGTGCAGGGGCTCGCGCCGGCGCGGGAGCTGCCCGTCGTGTGGCGCATCGCCCTCGGCAGCCTGTTCAACAAGTTCGTCATCATCATCCCGATCGCGCTGCTGCTCACCGCGTTCGCGCCGTGGGTGTTGCCGTGGCTCCTCGTCCTCGGCGGCACCTACCTGTGCTTCGAGGGCGCCGAGAAGGTCATCGAGTGGTTCGGCACCCACCACGAGGCCGAGTCGGCGGCGCCGTCCAGCGAGCCGAAGCTCGTGTTCGGGGCGATCCGGACCGACCTCATCCTCAGCACCGAGATCATGCTCATCGCGCTCGCGAGCCTCGACACGGACCTCGGGTTCTGGCCGACGGTGGGCGCCCTGGCGCTGATCGGGCTCGGCATGACCGCGCTCGTGTACGGCGCGGTGGCCCTGCTCGTGAAGGTCGACGACATCGGCCTGCAGATGATGAAGCACCCCGTCCGTCGGACCCGTCGGACCGGTGCGCGCATCGTCCGGGCGATGCCGGCCGTCTTCCGGGTGATCAGCATCGTCGGCACCGTCGCCATGCTCTGGGTCGGTGGACACCTCGTCATCGCGAACCTCGCGGAGACGTTCTGGCGCGGCCCGTACGACCTGCTGCACGCGATCGAGCACGCGATCGAGGCGGCCGGGCCGGTCGTCACGTGGATCGTCGACACTGCGATCTCGGCGCTGGCCGGCTTCGTGCTGGGCATCGTCGTCGTCGGGATCGTGCTCGGGATCTCGCGGCTGCGCGGTCGCCAGCACCACTGA
- a CDS encoding SDR family NAD(P)-dependent oxidoreductase — translation MTDTTAGRFAGRTIIVTGAGSGIGRATATRIANEGGRVVATDVVAERLDVLRDELAGLQVETVVGDVAAAETIDALIAAAGERIDGLANIAGIMDAFLPPSEVDDATWDRVFSVNVTGPMRLTRAVLPVMIAAGRGAVVNVASEAALRASAAGAAYTASKHAIAGFTKSVAFFHGPQGIRANAVAPGAVATNIDAPMRSEYAAGRVGPIMQVAIPPVAQPEQLAAAITWLLSDDSANVNGAVLPSDGGWSVV, via the coding sequence ATGACCGACACCACCGCCGGACGGTTCGCCGGCAGGACCATCATCGTCACCGGAGCGGGTTCCGGGATCGGACGCGCCACGGCGACGCGCATCGCGAACGAGGGCGGCCGCGTGGTCGCGACCGACGTCGTCGCCGAGCGGCTCGACGTCCTGCGCGACGAACTCGCCGGGCTCCAGGTCGAGACCGTGGTCGGCGACGTCGCCGCAGCGGAGACCATCGACGCGCTCATCGCCGCCGCCGGCGAGCGGATCGACGGCCTCGCCAACATCGCGGGGATCATGGACGCCTTCCTGCCGCCGAGCGAGGTGGACGACGCCACCTGGGATCGCGTGTTCAGCGTCAACGTGACCGGTCCGATGCGACTCACCCGCGCCGTCCTGCCGGTCATGATCGCCGCCGGTCGGGGTGCCGTCGTGAACGTCGCATCCGAGGCTGCGCTCCGAGCCTCGGCGGCCGGCGCCGCGTACACGGCGTCGAAGCACGCGATCGCCGGGTTCACGAAGAGCGTCGCGTTCTTCCACGGACCGCAGGGCATCCGCGCCAACGCGGTCGCCCCGGGTGCGGTCGCCACGAACATCGATGCGCCGATGCGCAGTGAGTACGCCGCCGGTCGCGTCGGCCCGATCATGCAGGTCGCGATCCCGCCGGTCGCGCAGCCGGAGCAGCTCGCGGCCGCCATCACCTGGCTGCTCAGTGACGACTCCGCCAACGTGAACGGGGCGGTGCTGCCGAGCGACGGTGGTTGGTCCGTCGTCTGA
- a CDS encoding metalloregulator ArsR/SmtB family transcription factor — translation MLTAAPRLDVMNRLGRALADPTRSRLLLRLLDSPGYPAELAAELGLTRTNVSNHLACLRGCGIVLAVPEGRRTRYEIADAHLSRALESLVDVVLAVDDGSGCTDEDCDVPLCCGPGA, via the coding sequence ATGCTGACCGCCGCACCCCGGCTCGACGTCATGAACCGCCTCGGACGCGCCCTCGCCGATCCGACGCGCTCCCGCCTCCTGCTGCGCCTGCTCGACTCCCCCGGCTACCCGGCGGAGCTCGCGGCGGAACTCGGACTCACCCGGACGAACGTGTCGAACCACCTCGCCTGCCTGCGCGGCTGCGGGATCGTCCTCGCCGTGCCCGAGGGCCGTCGCACCCGGTACGAGATCGCGGACGCGCACCTGAGCCGCGCGCTGGAGTCCCTCGTCGACGTGGTCCTGGCGGTCGACGACGGCAGCGGCTGCACCGACGAGGACTGTGACGTCCCGCTCTGCTGCGGACCCGGCGCATGA
- a CDS encoding VOC family protein: protein MNLNGPSPYFQFDGSARQALERWQGVFGGEVRIATFAEFSRTDGPADAVAHGQLAGDLQLFAADTAIGETPFRATGVLFSLLGAAEPDVLRRWFDDLASDGAVVDPLQQRPWGDWDGIVRDAFGVTWLIGFEASALQ, encoded by the coding sequence ATGAACCTGAACGGGCCCTCGCCCTACTTCCAGTTCGACGGCAGCGCGCGCCAGGCGCTCGAGCGTTGGCAGGGGGTGTTCGGCGGCGAGGTGCGCATCGCGACGTTCGCCGAGTTCTCCCGCACGGACGGCCCGGCCGACGCGGTCGCGCACGGGCAACTCGCCGGCGACCTGCAGCTGTTCGCCGCCGACACCGCCATCGGCGAGACCCCGTTCCGAGCGACCGGGGTCCTCTTCTCCCTGCTCGGCGCCGCGGAACCGGACGTCCTGCGCCGGTGGTTCGACGACCTCGCCTCAGACGGCGCCGTCGTGGACCCGCTGCAGCAGCGGCCGTGGGGCGATTGGGACGGCATCGTCCGTGACGCGTTCGGCGTCACGTGGCTCATCGGTTTCGAGGCCTCGGCGCTGCAGTGA
- a CDS encoding TetR family transcriptional regulator, with product MPRDADATRARLLLAARDEFAAVGIAGARVDRIAAAAASNKAQIYHYFGSKDGLFDAVFDAMVAETLDEVTIDADDLAEYAGRLHDSYARRPWVQRLATWYRLERGDSQQPIDAVVRSNAGKLRAIEEAQHAGRLPTTFSPAELLGIVIHTAALWSGATPEYARLTDEVGAARRRAVVVAAVAAVLRA from the coding sequence ATGCCCCGCGATGCCGATGCCACCCGCGCCCGACTCCTCCTCGCCGCTCGTGACGAGTTCGCGGCGGTCGGGATCGCCGGTGCCCGTGTGGACCGGATCGCCGCGGCCGCCGCGAGCAACAAGGCGCAGATCTACCACTACTTCGGCAGCAAGGACGGCCTGTTCGACGCGGTCTTCGACGCCATGGTGGCGGAGACCCTCGACGAGGTGACGATCGACGCGGACGACCTCGCGGAGTACGCCGGGCGGCTGCACGACTCGTACGCCAGGCGCCCGTGGGTGCAGCGCTTGGCGACCTGGTACCGCCTCGAGCGAGGCGACTCCCAGCAGCCGATCGACGCCGTCGTCCGGAGCAACGCCGGGAAGCTCCGGGCGATCGAGGAGGCCCAGCACGCCGGGCGGCTGCCGACGACCTTCTCTCCCGCCGAGCTCCTCGGCATCGTGATCCACACCGCCGCGCTCTGGAGCGGGGCCACCCCGGAGTACGCCCGCCTCACGGACGAGGTCGGCGCTGCCCGACGCCGCGCCGTCGTGGTCGCCGCCGTCGCCGCCGTCCTCCGCGCCTGA
- a CDS encoding metalloregulator ArsR/SmtB family transcription factor, whose product MHADKQMCGLSPESEYVELAVEVFAMLADATRVRIVLALRNAEEMSVNHLADVVDKSPAAVSQHLAKLRLARMVSTRREGTTVFYRLTDEHASELVVDAVKQAEHAVGNAPHHHRTAATSA is encoded by the coding sequence GTGCATGCAGACAAGCAGATGTGCGGGCTCAGCCCGGAGTCGGAGTACGTCGAACTCGCGGTGGAGGTCTTCGCCATGCTCGCCGACGCCACCCGCGTGCGGATCGTCCTGGCGCTGCGGAACGCCGAGGAGATGTCCGTGAACCACCTCGCCGACGTCGTCGACAAGAGCCCGGCCGCGGTGTCGCAGCACCTCGCGAAGCTCCGGCTGGCGCGGATGGTCTCGACACGGCGCGAGGGCACGACGGTGTTCTACCGACTCACCGACGAGCATGCCTCCGAGCTGGTCGTCGACGCCGTCAAGCAGGCCGAGCACGCGGTCGGCAACGCGCCGCACCACCACCGGACAGCGGCCACGAGCGCATGA
- a CDS encoding SDR family NAD(P)-dependent oxidoreductase: MSVILVTGAARGLGRSIVTAALAAGHQVVAGVRDLHALDDLTASGRTAPGAALVSVALDVTDADAARAAVQTAVERFGRLDVLVNNAGYANLASIEDADPDDFRAQVETNLFGVVTLSREAVHVMREQGSGHIVQVSSVGGRMSTPGLGAYQTAKWAVGGFSSVLAKEVAPFGVRVTVLEPGGMRTDWAGPSMRVAPVRPEYESTVGVSAQMHGGTSIGASDPDLVAGLVLRVVAMAEPPLRLLVGPDAFEHGTAAGRALLAEDERHEALSRSTQAADATPEQLDPLAHA, translated from the coding sequence ATGTCAGTCATCCTCGTCACCGGTGCCGCACGCGGCCTCGGCCGATCGATCGTCACCGCGGCGCTCGCCGCCGGACACCAGGTCGTCGCCGGCGTCCGCGACCTCCACGCGCTCGACGACCTCACCGCCTCCGGCCGCACCGCACCGGGCGCCGCGCTCGTCTCCGTCGCCCTCGACGTCACCGACGCCGACGCCGCGCGGGCAGCGGTCCAGACGGCGGTCGAACGGTTCGGCCGGCTCGACGTGCTCGTCAACAACGCCGGGTACGCGAACCTCGCCAGCATCGAGGACGCCGACCCCGACGACTTCCGGGCCCAGGTCGAGACCAACCTCTTCGGCGTCGTCACCCTCAGCCGGGAGGCCGTCCACGTCATGCGCGAACAGGGCTCCGGGCACATCGTGCAGGTGTCCTCGGTCGGTGGCCGCATGTCCACCCCGGGCCTCGGTGCCTACCAGACCGCGAAGTGGGCCGTCGGCGGGTTCTCCTCCGTCCTCGCGAAGGAGGTCGCCCCCTTCGGCGTCCGCGTCACCGTCCTCGAACCGGGTGGGATGCGGACGGACTGGGCCGGTCCGTCGATGCGCGTCGCCCCGGTGCGTCCGGAGTACGAGTCGACCGTCGGGGTGTCCGCGCAGATGCACGGCGGCACGAGCATCGGCGCGAGCGACCCCGACCTCGTCGCCGGTCTGGTCCTGCGGGTCGTCGCGATGGCGGAACCGCCGCTCCGGCTGCTCGTCGGACCGGACGCGTTCGAGCACGGGACCGCAGCCGGCCGCGCGCTCCTCGCGGAGGACGAGCGTCACGAGGCGCTCAGCCGGTCGACGCAGGCCGCGGACGCGACGCCCGAGCAGCTCGACCCGCTGGCACACGCCTGA
- a CDS encoding MarR family winged helix-turn-helix transcriptional regulator, with protein sequence MTDARDDTGQHDAGRDDAERLMRAQLDRLWVRQTLRSSLIESRGGLDPTARVILRAVDHVGAVRSMAIADATGLSRPVISRRVASLVESGYLGTTPDPADGRASLVSIAPAGRKLLDTLDVAGAEVFDDLTEAFATGELHTLAGLLERLNDRADTVLGIGATGRGDPA encoded by the coding sequence GTGACCGACGCGCGGGACGACACGGGGCAGCACGATGCCGGACGGGACGACGCCGAGCGGCTCATGCGCGCCCAGCTCGACCGGCTGTGGGTCCGTCAGACCCTGCGGTCCTCGCTCATCGAGTCCCGCGGCGGTCTCGACCCCACCGCCCGCGTGATCCTGCGGGCCGTCGACCACGTCGGCGCCGTGCGCTCGATGGCCATCGCCGACGCCACCGGTCTGTCCCGCCCGGTGATCAGCCGGCGGGTCGCGTCCCTCGTGGAGTCCGGGTACCTCGGCACCACGCCGGACCCCGCCGACGGTCGCGCCAGCCTCGTGTCGATCGCGCCGGCCGGGCGGAAGCTGCTCGACACGCTCGACGTCGCCGGGGCCGAGGTCTTCGACGACCTCACCGAGGCGTTCGCGACGGGGGAGCTGCACACGCTCGCCGGGCTCCTCGAGCGGCTCAACGACCGCGCCGACACGGTGCTCGGCATCGGCGCGACGGGCCGGGGCGACCCGGCCTGA
- a CDS encoding MDR family MFS transporter, whose translation MTATAPVTVQHGRHAAEATAASGAPGQQPLMTHRQILLVIYGLMAGMFLSSLGQTVFGTAIRTIGDDLHGLDQQAWVTTAYLITSTIATPIYGKLSDIFGRRPLYIFGIVVFILGAVLSSMSTSMLMLAGFRAVQGIGAGALMSLPLAIMGDILAPRERAKYQGYFLAVFGISSVIGPLIGGLLAGTSEILWITGWRWVLLINVPIGIAALIMVIVFLHLPKVHGADAAKPKVDWWGATSVIVTLVPLLLVAEQGRTWGWGSPAAIACYVVGVVGLIGLLLIESKMGDAAIIPLKLFRSGTFSMATVIGFLVGFAMFGAMLTIPLYLQIVVGLTPTESGFATLPLVGGLMIASITSGQIVARVGRYRIFPVIGTGLVSVGYVVLTFMTIDKPLWFLMIGMFLIGLGLGSVMQSLTLASQGSVEARDMGVATSSATFFRQIGGTLGTAVLLSILFSVMPANILHATANEKDLGPALDAALNPTVATAKANQGAMDKIWTPVVTPLTKTVQSQLDAAVGKADRAAVAQVTEQVTAAVQQQVAAGTVPAAAAPSVIAQQVTAATPAAESAARDAVAVQAHASVQGDTVSVDWSNAAQRSYWVQELTPELAKKIDDGSTQNDSATSTNDTSFLTGADSRLTRPFMAGFNASSVTIYWVGLGVILLAFVLTWFFRVPPLRQRSALQERADAAGSAEAEAELEASAGMAAAEAGSFTGPMTGSTPTQRR comes from the coding sequence ATGACCGCCACCGCACCCGTCACGGTGCAGCACGGACGGCACGCTGCCGAGGCCACCGCGGCCTCCGGCGCCCCCGGCCAGCAGCCGCTCATGACCCACCGCCAGATCCTCCTCGTGATCTACGGGCTGATGGCGGGCATGTTCCTGTCGTCCCTCGGCCAGACGGTGTTCGGCACGGCGATCCGGACGATCGGTGACGACCTGCACGGCCTCGACCAGCAGGCGTGGGTGACGACCGCGTACCTCATCACCTCGACGATCGCGACGCCGATCTACGGCAAGCTCTCGGACATCTTCGGCCGCCGTCCGCTCTACATCTTCGGCATCGTGGTGTTCATCCTCGGCGCCGTGCTGTCGTCGATGTCGACCTCGATGCTCATGCTCGCCGGCTTCCGCGCCGTGCAGGGCATCGGCGCCGGTGCGCTGATGTCCCTGCCGCTCGCGATCATGGGCGACATCCTCGCCCCGCGTGAGCGTGCCAAGTACCAGGGCTACTTCCTCGCCGTGTTCGGCATCTCCTCCGTGATCGGCCCGCTCATCGGCGGCCTGCTCGCCGGGACCTCCGAGATCCTGTGGATCACCGGCTGGCGCTGGGTGCTCCTCATCAACGTGCCGATCGGCATCGCCGCGCTCATCATGGTGATCGTCTTCCTGCACCTGCCGAAGGTGCACGGGGCCGACGCCGCGAAGCCGAAGGTCGACTGGTGGGGCGCCACCTCGGTCATCGTGACCCTCGTGCCGCTGCTCCTCGTCGCCGAACAGGGCCGCACCTGGGGCTGGGGCTCCCCCGCCGCCATCGCCTGCTACGTCGTCGGTGTCGTCGGCCTGATCGGGCTGCTGCTCATCGAGTCGAAGATGGGCGACGCGGCGATCATCCCGCTGAAGCTGTTCCGGTCCGGCACGTTCTCGATGGCGACCGTCATCGGGTTCCTCGTCGGCTTCGCGATGTTCGGCGCCATGCTGACCATCCCCCTCTACCTGCAGATCGTCGTCGGCCTCACCCCGACGGAGTCCGGCTTCGCGACGCTGCCCCTCGTCGGCGGCCTCATGATCGCGTCGATCACCTCGGGTCAGATCGTCGCCCGGGTCGGCCGCTACCGGATCTTCCCGGTCATCGGCACGGGCCTGGTCTCGGTCGGCTACGTCGTGCTGACGTTCATGACGATCGACAAGCCGCTCTGGTTCCTGATGATCGGCATGTTCCTCATCGGTCTCGGCCTCGGTTCGGTCATGCAGTCGCTGACCCTGGCCTCGCAGGGCTCCGTCGAGGCCCGGGACATGGGCGTCGCGACGTCGTCGGCCACGTTCTTCCGCCAGATCGGTGGAACGCTCGGCACCGCCGTGCTGCTCTCCATCCTGTTCTCGGTGATGCCGGCGAACATCCTGCACGCCACCGCGAACGAGAAGGACCTCGGCCCCGCGCTCGACGCGGCGCTCAACCCGACCGTCGCCACCGCGAAGGCGAACCAGGGCGCGATGGACAAGATCTGGACGCCCGTCGTCACCCCGCTGACGAAGACCGTGCAGTCCCAGCTCGACGCCGCCGTGGGGAAGGCCGACCGGGCCGCCGTCGCACAGGTCACCGAGCAGGTCACCGCGGCCGTCCAGCAGCAGGTCGCCGCCGGCACGGTCCCGGCAGCCGCCGCCCCGTCGGTCATCGCCCAGCAGGTCACCGCGGCCACCCCGGCCGCGGAGTCCGCCGCACGCGACGCCGTGGCCGTCCAGGCGCACGCCTCCGTGCAGGGCGACACCGTGTCCGTCGACTGGTCGAACGCCGCGCAGCGCTCGTACTGGGTGCAGGAGCTCACCCCGGAGCTCGCGAAGAAGATCGACGACGGCAGCACCCAGAACGACAGCGCCACGAGCACGAACGACACCTCGTTCCTGACCGGCGCCGACAGCCGCCTCACCCGGCCGTTCATGGCGGGCTTCAACGCCTCGTCCGTGACGATCTACTGGGTCGGCCTCGGGGTCATCCTGCTGGCGTTCGTCCTCACCTGGTTCTTCCGGGTGCCGCCGCTCCGTCAGCGCTCCGCCCTGCAGGAGCGTGCCGACGCCGCGGGGTCGGCCGAGGCCGAAGCGGAGCTCGAGGCATCCGCCGGCATGGCCGCCGCCGAGGCGGGTTCCTTCACCGGTCCGATGACCGGATCCACTCCGACCCAGCGTCGGTGA
- a CDS encoding TetR family transcriptional regulator, which produces MSSTSDRPTGRPRTIDPDAVSLVALRLFDEQGFDTVSMNDVAAAAGISRRSLFRLFPSKAALVWGGLDEFATRFAEALRGRPADEPSSTALRAAYRVGASFPDAALEVTRHRLRVIRSNPSLQRGGDATITRLTDAIVRFIAERDGGSVDDLAVVVRANTLAAATNAALTWWATHGEGRPEDAVDRAIDLLG; this is translated from the coding sequence ATGAGCTCGACGAGCGACCGGCCGACCGGACGACCGCGGACCATCGACCCGGACGCCGTGTCCCTGGTCGCGCTCCGACTCTTCGACGAGCAGGGGTTCGACACGGTGTCGATGAACGACGTCGCCGCGGCCGCCGGGATCAGTCGTCGCTCGCTGTTCCGGCTGTTCCCGAGCAAGGCAGCCCTCGTGTGGGGCGGCCTCGACGAGTTCGCCACCCGGTTCGCCGAGGCGCTGCGGGGACGACCGGCCGACGAACCCTCGTCCACCGCGCTCCGTGCCGCGTACCGGGTCGGCGCGTCGTTCCCGGACGCGGCCCTCGAGGTGACCCGGCACCGCCTCCGGGTCATCCGGTCGAACCCGTCCCTGCAGCGAGGCGGCGACGCCACGATCACGAGGCTCACCGACGCGATCGTGCGGTTCATCGCGGAACGGGACGGCGGATCGGTGGACGACCTCGCGGTGGTCGTCCGGGCGAACACGCTGGCGGCTGCGACGAACGCGGCGCTCACCTGGTGGGCGACCCACGGCGAGGGGCGGCCGGAGGACGCGGTCGACCGGGCGATCGACCTGCTCGGCTGA
- a CDS encoding cation transporter: MSETTPTRPRVATDTAAAAAATLTAPAAAAVAAAATPTAPAAATATARRAVLRRRIRWIVAATISYNVVEAVIAIAAGSVASSTALIGFGLDSIVEVLSAAAVAWQFAGRDPEARERTALRVIAVSFFGLALFVTVDAALTLTGLREPEHSTAGIVLAAVSLAVMPFLSLLERRTGTELGSASAVADSKQTLVCSYLSAAVLVGLLLNTLFGWTWADPVAGLVVVVFAVREGLEAWRGDACKQPVAALTGERETDDCDCC; the protein is encoded by the coding sequence ATGAGCGAGACGACGCCGACCCGACCGCGCGTCGCGACCGACACGGCCGCGGCTGCGGCTGCAACCCTGACCGCCCCCGCGGCTGCGGCTGTGGCTGCGGCTGCGACCCCGACCGCCCCCGCGGCCGCGACTGCGACTGCGCGCCGGGCCGTGCTCCGGCGTCGGATCCGGTGGATCGTCGCGGCCACGATCAGCTACAACGTGGTCGAGGCCGTCATCGCCATCGCCGCGGGATCGGTGGCGTCGTCGACCGCGCTCATCGGCTTCGGCCTGGACTCGATCGTCGAGGTCCTCTCCGCCGCCGCCGTCGCGTGGCAGTTCGCGGGCCGCGACCCGGAGGCACGCGAACGCACCGCGCTCCGGGTCATCGCCGTGTCCTTCTTCGGACTCGCGCTCTTCGTCACGGTCGACGCTGCGCTCACGCTGACCGGCCTCCGCGAACCGGAGCACAGCACGGCCGGCATCGTGCTCGCGGCCGTGAGCCTCGCCGTGATGCCGTTCCTCAGTCTGCTCGAGCGCCGCACCGGCACGGAACTCGGCTCGGCTTCGGCCGTCGCGGACTCGAAGCAGACGCTGGTGTGCAGCTACCTGTCCGCCGCGGTCCTGGTGGGCCTGCTGCTCAACACCCTGTTCGGTTGGACGTGGGCCGACCCGGTGGCCGGGCTCGTCGTGGTCGTCTTCGCCGTCCGCGAGGGGCTGGAGGCGTGGCGTGGCGACGCGTGCAAGCAACCCGTCGCTGCCCTCACGGGTGAACGCGAGACCGACGACTGCGACTGCTGCTGA
- a CDS encoding VOC family protein, producing the protein MAATVRQVQVTFDCADPERVARFWCEVLGYVVPAPPPGFDSWEAFDHSLPPEHQGSAFACQDPNGVGPRLFFQRVPESKVVKNRVHLDVRVGTGLVGAERLAALDAESDRLIALGATQFRRMTADAVNESCIVMQDVEGNEFCLD; encoded by the coding sequence ATGGCGGCGACGGTGCGGCAGGTGCAGGTGACGTTCGACTGTGCGGACCCCGAGCGGGTGGCACGGTTCTGGTGCGAGGTGCTCGGGTACGTGGTGCCGGCACCACCGCCGGGGTTCGACTCGTGGGAGGCGTTCGACCACTCGCTCCCGCCGGAGCACCAGGGCTCGGCGTTCGCCTGCCAGGACCCGAACGGCGTCGGTCCGCGACTGTTCTTCCAGCGGGTGCCCGAGAGCAAGGTCGTGAAGAACCGGGTCCACCTCGACGTGCGCGTCGGCACGGGTCTCGTCGGCGCCGAACGCCTGGCGGCGCTCGACGCCGAGAGCGACCGGCTCATCGCCCTCGGCGCGACGCAGTTCCGGCGGATGACGGCCGACGCGGTGAACGAGTCGTGCATCGTGATGCAGGACGTCGAGGGCAACGAGTTCTGCCTGGACTGA
- a CDS encoding GNAT family N-acetyltransferase produces MRPLPSLLRTDRLVLDGWLTDDVGWYADLVAERSAAAARRGEPPTPRTSGRPTAESAAASVRALAATVGTPLPLHPVRVAATGTALGYCGLVVGRSTAAEPELAYEFLEAAHGHGHATEAARAVVDAARTAGYVRLWATIRAWNAPSFAVAARLGFVRDPAATRAHPEPDDGRGEQVWNRLDL; encoded by the coding sequence ATGCGGCCGCTCCCGTCGTTGCTCCGGACCGACCGCCTCGTCCTCGACGGCTGGCTGACGGACGACGTCGGTTGGTACGCCGACCTCGTCGCGGAACGGAGCGCCGCAGCCGCCCGTCGCGGTGAACCGCCGACTCCCCGGACGTCGGGCCGGCCCACAGCCGAGTCCGCCGCAGCGTCCGTCCGAGCGCTGGCCGCGACGGTCGGCACCCCGCTCCCGCTCCACCCCGTCCGGGTCGCCGCTACCGGCACCGCGCTCGGGTACTGCGGGCTGGTCGTCGGCCGGTCCACCGCCGCCGAGCCGGAGCTCGCCTACGAGTTCCTCGAGGCAGCACACGGCCACGGCCACGCCACCGAGGCGGCCCGCGCCGTCGTCGACGCCGCGCGAACAGCCGGGTACGTCCGGCTCTGGGCGACGATCCGCGCCTGGAACGCGCCGTCGTTCGCCGTCGCCGCGCGCCTCGGGTTCGTCCGCGACCCCGCCGCCACCCGCGCCCACCCCGAACCCGACGACGGCCGCGGCGAACAGGTCTGGAACCGACTCGACCTCTGA